In Pirellula sp. SH-Sr6A, the DNA window TTCTATTTCATCGCCGCCATCGCTTTCGAGCAACAATTGGTTCGCTCTCCCGACGATTGGCCCGACGGCTATATGATGTCAGGGTGTCGAGCGATGCGTGAACCAGCCGAGCGACTGTACGGGCAATTGAAAGCTGGAGCGTTGGAAGATGAAGAATCGCTAATCGCCGCCGTGCGACGGGCAATACAGCCGTGGAACCAAGTAGGGCTGCTGGATCCGACGAAAGGAAATCGCATAGCTCACACGGCTCCTCCAAAGTATCTTCTAGGCTAACCAGCCTCGTCACCCGCAGCGCACTAAGCCGCGGTTGTCAACGCCGAAAGCCGATCCAACCAACCCCACCCTTCCCAGATGTACTTTTCAGAGCACTCATTTCAGGCACCCGAGTTAAACGTCGCATGGGAGGAAGCTTGCGTCGAACTCGCCGATGAAGTACTGCACGAGCAAGAAACCCAAAACGGGAATCGGCCAGATGAGGCAGGCGAACTAGCGCCGCTCGAGGCCTTACGAGTGTGGAGTTTCCATTCCCCTGTCGTCGTCATGGGTAGAGCGAGCCGCATCGGTGAAGAGGTTTGTTTAGAGCGATGCGAGGCGGATGGGGTCCCGGTATTGCGACGAGCGAGCGGGGGATCCACCATCGTTGCGGGCCCGGGTTGCTTGATGGTCTCCGTGCAGATTTCGTATACCAAGCGGCCGACATGGCGTTCCCTCGATATTGCCCATCGCGAGGTCATGAGTCGGACCAAAGAAGCAGTGGTAGCAGCTCTTCGTGAGTTCGGAATCACAAAGAAAATTGCACTCCAAGGGACTTGCGATCTAACCGACGGTCCCTACAAGTTCTCAGGAAATGCGCTTCGATGCAAACGGCACGCAATGATTTATCACGGCACACTTCTTCTCGACATGCCGCTCGAATGGATCGAGCGTTACTTGCTTGAGCCACCTCGCCAGCCTGAGTATCGAGAACGCCGTTCCCACAGGAGCTTTGTCAGAAATCTCTTGCAGGACTCCTCGGTAGATCGCCTCGCATTCGAACGCGAGCTTGGAAGGCAACTGCAAAGCACTTGGCAAGCCGATCAACCTTGGGAGAACTATCCCTACCAAGACAAGCTGGCCGATTGGGTCGACCAGCTCATGCAAACTCGCTACGCCAATCCTGCCTGGCACCGAGAGCGTTGAGCTCCTTCCCTCCTGCAGCGTCACCGTTGGCGTAGGTTACAAGCCGTTCACCAGTTCGTTAAGGACTGAAGAGAGGACTTGTCGGCCGACCGTCGGCGCATTTCGGGTCGGGAGACGATTCGATTGATAATGGATTTCAAGTTGCCCCCCCGAGGGTCGCGTCCCCCATGCAGGTGGGTTCCCGTTGGGTCTATCCCAGGACGGCCCGTTGCGGGATGGCCCATTCCAGGAGGGCCCATTCCAGGAGGGATAGTGCGAAGGCCGATCTGGATAGACGCCACCGATAGGATGGTCGCCAGCGAAACTCCCCGGATGCCCACCGTGGTAGCCACTTTGGTAACCACCGTTATATCCACCGTGAGGACGATCAGGCAAACAATCGGGCGAGGAGGACTTGGCATAAGCTTCTCGCAACTCTTGATCGAGTTTATCGAGTCGTCGGTTGAGTTCGCCGAAGTAGTTCATCAATCGTCCATCTTCCCGAACATGACGATCGGCCGATGCGGCACGGTGGGTTTGTCCGGAGAGTGAGCGCGTTTGTCGAAGCGCCGATTGAACTTGATACCACGAAGCGCCTTGCTCAATCAACGATTCTAGTTGATTGGCGGATTGGTCCAGATGCGAGGCGATACTGGTCGCAGGGCAAAACGGAAACTTGTCACGCAAACGCTCCGCGATGTCTTCGGTTTTACTTTGAACAGCGCGCGCATCCCCTACTTCACTCGACCACGGGTTTCTGGCCCATGAGCTGCTTGACATGGAAAGCCCCAAAACCAAACCGATCCAAGCCGTGAAGATCCTCTTGGATCCAATGAACTTCCACCAAGCCATAATGCACCTTCGCACTTTCTTCCGTTTCGAAACCAACCGTCGACAATATCTTGTTGGAGGTAGAAGGAAACAAACGGCGTGCCAAGAAGTGGCAAGCCACGGAACTTCAAGCCTAGAAGAGACGAGTAGGTGGTCTTCCCCTGAGGGAAACCGTTTCTTTCGATCACGGGCCGATACCAGATCACGAGTTGCACCACTTAGGGCGTCACCAGTTTGATCCCGGCGCCGTCAATTTGAAGATACACTTTACAAAGCGATCTTCGGGGCCTGATGCAAAGAGTATTGCCCCCCGTTTGCGATCCTGCCGTGGCACCAGACACGTCACTCCCGAACCTAATCGCCACCCAGGTTCATAGATCTCATCACACCCACCTTCTTCGACAAGAGATCGCATAACACCCACCTTCTTCGACTACGATCGAGAGCATGAGCAATAAGAGGCATGACCATCCAATAAGAGGCACCCACCTTTTGGGGGGTAGTTGGTGACTCCCATTCGATAGGTCGCACCCACCTTTTCAGTGGCTCAATAGGTCGCACCCACCTAATGGGGGGTAGGGGGCTCAATAGGTCGCACCCACCTTCTGGGGGTAAAGAAATAGGAGGTAGAAATAGGAGGCACCCACGAATGGCACTGTAATCTCCAATTAGGAGCGATAGGGGGCACCCACCTTTTCAGTGGCTCAATAGGCCGCACCCACCTAATGGGGGGTAGGGAAGATTTCGCGCGAAGGCGCAAAGACGCAACAGAAACAGGAGGCACCCACCTACGTAGGGGGACGCTTACTCGCCTTGCGACCATCCAATACGTCGGACCATCCAATAGGTCGCACCCACCTTGTGAGGGGGTAGTTGGTGAAAACGGCTAATAGGTCGCACCCCCCTTTTGGGGGGGAGGCTTTGGGGACGGTGAGTTGGGAAGGGGGAGAGCGGGCGGGGGACTCGCTCTAGGGTGGGAGAGACGCGCGGGATGCGTGATGGAGGCTAACCGCTGATGCTGATGGAGTTCGCAAGGGGAAACGACGGGATGGCGGGAGGCAAGGTTGCAATCGCCGCTGGGACGCTCGATTGAGGCGACACGCTACCTTCCGCGATGCAATTCAAAATCGCCTGAACCGCCATTTCATCCCAAGTGACTCCGGCTTCGCTCCGTAGGATGGCTTCAGCCTTTTCGGATGGCATCCCTTTGCGATAAGGCCGATCGCTTGTCATTGCATCGTAGGCATCCGCCACGGCCAAGATCCTTCCTTGAAGCGGAATCGCTTCGCCGACCAGACCGGCGGGGTAGCCCTTCCCGTTGATTGCCTCATGGTGATGCAAGACCCCCGGGAGTACATATTGTAGCGGGGTGAGGTGCTTGAGAATTTGATACCCGATCTCCGGATGCTTCTTGACCGCTGCGAATTCTTCATCGGTCAATTTTCCTGGCTTGCCTAGGATAGAATCAGGGACTCCGATCTTGCCCACGTCGTGAAGTAACCCTGACATGTAGATCCGTTCACATTCTTCTTTCTCAAGCCCCATTTGCATGGCGATGGCTTTGGCGAACGATGCCACGCGGTCGCTGTGACCACATGTGTAGGCATCCTTCGCGTCAATGGCATTGATCACGGCGCGTATGACACCGGTCAGGAGATTTTCTTGCTCGCGAAACAGTTCTCCGTTCGTCGCATGCCCTGAAAGAACCGTAGCGAGAACGCTGAGCAAACCAGCTTCAAAGGTTCCAAACTGCAAACCGTTTGGATCGATACTGAAGAAATCTTCCGGGCTGTCACCCAGAAACTCCATTTCGCGATTGAGGGCAACCAAGTAACCAAATTTTCGATTCTGCTTTTCCACACGAACCAGAATGCAGTTGCGGATAGCAGGAAATGGTTCGAATAGATTTGCTACCGTTTGGACATTGAATACAAGTGTCGGAGCCGGGCTTCGTTGCGAACAGCGTCGCACGAACTCAATAATCGCCTCCCATTCGCACGGGGGGGTTCCAACGGAAGTTATACGGGAGAGGCTATCCTCTGATGGGTTTTCGATCAGATCGGAAGGAACCAACGCGATCAGCTCGCTACGGATCACGCTTCGCAGCATAGGCAGTTGCGAGGTTGCAACGTCGAGCATGGACGATCGAATGTCGGCGATCCCAATCTGCTGACTCACTCCTCGCAGCCAAGTCAACTCTTCAAAGTCCTGCGTCACTTGTTGAACGAACGCGCGGCCCTGCATTTTGGAACTTTGGTTCTCTTCCAATGATTGCACCATCTTCAAGTGTGCGAGGGCAAGGCTTCGCACATGACGTCCATTGGTTTCGAGCGAAGCGGGAAGGACGCACGCGAAACGGATTCCCCAAAGAGGAACGGACCCGACGTAACATCGTCCATCGACTCCCGGGCAATTGCATTCCAATAACTCAATCGTATTTTCTTCGTGGCCGGCAATGGGTTGGCCAGCTAGTACCCTCAGCGTTTCCAGTTGACACTCCGTTAGCGCTTCGGTGGGCTCGCACCATAGCTGGATGATCGGTTCGTACTCGCTCGATTGCTCGGAGCTGAGCTGATATACGGATAGAAATCCCCCAAGCGATTCACTTAATCCGCTTGCCCATCGATGTGCCGTAGCAAGATGTCGTCCCGAGAGCAGCGGTTGTCGAATTGGTATCATTTGTAGCGATCGTGCGGAATGCGATATGGGCTTGGGAAGGTTTGCATAACCCTCCGTAGTTATCTAGCACGCAAAATCAATCATTCCGCTAGAAATCTAGAAAAGAAATTTGCTAAGCGCATTGCTCCGTCTTAGATTACTTCGCCTCGATGTCATGCCCATTACCATTATATGTACTCAGCAATGTAAGAAGCCGAATATGTCATTCCCCCATGTTTCAGAACAATCGCCACGTGCCGCAAAGGTACTCATTGCCGAAGACAGTATCGTCATCGGTAATTTGTTGCGATTTAATCTCGAACGCGCGGGTCTCGACGCTACTTTGGCCGCCAACGGTCAAGAGGCGATCCATCTTCTGCAACAGGAGCACTTCGACATTCTCCTCACCGACTATGAGATGCCGATTCTCAACGGGGAGCAGATTTGTGACATGCTGAGGAATGAGCTTCATAACCACGACATGCACATTGTGATGTGTTCGGCGAAAACGCTGGAGCTTGATACCGATCTCATGCGGCAAAAGTATGGCATCGAACGATTGCTCCAAAAGCCTTTTAGCATGACCGAATTGGTCTCGGTGGTTCGGTCCCTGGTTTCCGGGCGAACCGATCTTCTTGAAATCGTCGTCTGACGAACTACGCCTTGCGCGATGCAACGAAGTTGCCTTCCTGGTAAACTCATTTCAGCACGCTGAAATCGTTCACCCAACACCAACCTCGCAGTTCGTCGCATGTCATCGAGTCAATCATCGAAGCTCTCCATGGGCTTTTCCCTTCTTTGTTCCTTGCTCGCCTCCTGGATCGCAGGATGTGGTCCGGCTCCTTCTGCTGGGAACAAATCCGCGAGCCAAAAGCTTTCCCCCGAACAAGCCGAAGCGGCGAAAGATTTAACTGGGAAAGGTGGAACAGCTCCGCTGACGAAAGTCTCTCTGCTGCTGAATTGGTACCCCGAGGCGGAGCACGGTGGCTTCTACGCCGCCCAAGTCCACGGGATATTCCAAAAGCACGGTCTTGATGTCGAGATCAAGCCGGGTGGAAAGACGACCGTCGTGCGCGAAGAACTGCTACTTGGCCGAGTCGCGTTTGGCGTCGCCAATGCGGATGATGTATTGATCGCTCGCAATGCCGATATCCCGCTAGTGGCCCTGATGGCTCCCATTCAAGACGGCCCACGCTGCATCTTAACTCGGCAAGACTCTGGCGTGGATTCCTTTGACAAGCTGAAGGGGATCAAGCTCCAAATCGATTCGACTCGCCCCTATGTTCCCTTCTTAAAAAGCAAGGGCTTCTTGCAAGACAACGTGGAAGTCGTCCCCTACTTCGGCTCGGTAGCCCAGCTCGTAGCCGAAAAGAATGTGGCTTGCCAAGGTTATAACTTCAGCGAGCCACTCATGGCCCGTCAGCAGGGCGTCGAGGTGAACGAGCTGATGCTGTCGACGATTGGATACAATCCCTATGCGAGCCTGTTGGTCACCACCGATACGTTCCTCGGCAAGAACAAAGAGGTTTGCCAAAAGATGACGCAGGCTTGCATCGAAGGTTGGCAGAAATACTTGGAGTCCCCCGAGGAATCCAATGCGTTGATTTTGAAGAACAACAAACAGGGGCTGGAGAAAGCCGCATTGGATTACGGGGTCGTCGCTTTGAAGAAACTTTGCTACCCGGAAGGCGAGCCTGCGGTCTCGATGGGAACGATGACCGCTGATCGCTGGAAAGAGCTAGGGCAGACGCTCCAGGAGCTCAAGATCATCGATGCCTCGGTCGCAAAGCCTGACGCGGCTTTCACGACCGAATTTTTAAAACGTTAGTATCGCGCGCGCGACGTTGACTACTTGGTGGTGAGTTCTAACGGAGGGAGCTCCGGACTGGAGCGACTCACGGTAACTGACAATTTCGACTTATCCCTCGAAACATACCGGCCCTTGAGAAGGTCAGGGGGATCCTTCGATTGCGACGCACCGAACTGCAATGTGCCTTCACCTCCACTCATCTTTGGATCCGGCCAGACCACGGTAACCCGATAGGTACCCTCCGCGATTCCTTCTTCGGTTCCTGTCAACGGAGCAAAGACTCCGTTGGCATCGGTGACTCCATTTGCTACTGCCGAATTCGTCGAGGGTTCGGGGTGAAGAAGCACGATTGCGCCAGGAGCCGGATTGCCATCCACCATTACCTTGCCTTTGGCTTTGACCAGCGATGGGCCGCCGCTCCCGCATCCAGTGAAAGCGACGAGCCCGAGAATTAGAAACGCGAGGGAGACTCGCTTCGCGCCTGCCGTACTTCCAACACGATTCTCACCCACACACATGGAATTCACTTTCATCAAATGGAATTGAGGACTCATCTGCATCGATTGACATAGGAAAAAAAGAAGGCGAGAGAACAGAACTCTCGCCTTGTAGATCAACAAAGGAGGTGCTCGGAGCAGCCTAGTTTTCCGAAGTGACAACTTCCCCGCCGTCTCGCGACAGGAGTGCCACAAAAACTTGGTTGTCCATGCTCTGGCTAAAGAACCCGACCGAGCCATCCCCGCGAACCGCTTGGATTCCCCCGGTATGGAAGGAGTAGGGATTATTCGCGTTGAACACGTTGATCACCGAGCAGCCTTGGGCTCCGCTGCTGGCAGCCGGGGTTGGAACGACGGCCGTATTGAGCCCTCGTACTTGGCGAGCGATGTTCCAATCGCCGTAGAAGGAGTTCAGGTTGATAAAGGCTGGCTGCACCGTGATGTTCTTATTCAAGAAGTACACATTTTGCTTGCCCGCAATTTCCAGGAAGCAGAAGGTAGCAGAGAGACCATCGGGAACTTCACCAAATTTCACCATGTACTTGGTGATCGGATTGGTCGTTCCCAGCATAGCATTTTCGGTGTTTTGGCTAGGCAAACCAACGCACTGAGCCAACCACGAGTGGATACCTCGCATGGGGGCGTAGTCGGTTCTTGGCAAGTTGTAAGCCACGTTGGCTGGCATTCCGAGCGGCGCAAAATAGGGGCCGTAATTCGAAGGGCTTTCCGGGACGGAGGGACAAAGGAAAGATGGAACCCGGGCCATCGCCGCTGGATTGTTAAGAGCACCTGGAAAGGGGGGCACGTTGTTGACAGGATCCAACAACGCTTTCTTGGCATCGAACATGTTTGTCACATTGGATTGCTCCAAAAAGGGAAGCAATTGCCCCAGAGGACCGTGAGGGCTGCGAGCATCCCCTGTTAGGGTGAAATAGGGGTTGCCGGTTGCGGCGTAGGTATCCGTGAGGGGGAACTCTCGTCGCCAAGCTGGAACCCACTTGTATCCCGACTCATGGTTGTGCAGCGCGAGTCCGAGTTGTTTGAGATTATTGGAGCATTGCATCCGACGCGCTGCTTCGCGGGCCGCTTGAACCGCCGGCAAAAGTAGACCAACCAAAATACCGATAATCGCGATCACCACCAAAAGTTCCACGAGGGTGAAACCTTGCTTGTACACAACCTTTTTCATAAACCTGCCCTCTTTAAAATAAATACTTACATGAACAATTGATATCTAATGTCGTGAAGGAACTGGGTCGGTTTACTTGCCAGTACGTTCTTTAGCGCCATTCAACTCTGGTTCGTACCCAACTTTCGTGAGATCGACTCCTTCATAGGGTCGGTTATCGGGTGAAATACGAACGGCCGTCGTCACCACGAGCGGGAACGAGGTTCCGACATCGTAGGTAAGCTCGATGAAGGTCGCTGTCCATCCTGGCTTTGCCTCCGCTTTGGGAGCGACGTAAACTCCGGGGCTTGATTCGGTAAGAGGAGTGCTAGTGAAAGCGGGTCCGATGGTTTGGAGGCGGAAATCGCGAGCCTTGGGATTGTTGGCTTGCCACATCAGCACCTTGGAAGGCTTTGACTTGGTGGTCGCGCGAATGGTTCCATCTTTTTCGAAGGTCCAAGAGTATTCCGGACGGGGTTTGCCCGATGCAATAAGCTGGTAGAAGCTCGCGATGCTTTGGACGGCGTCGGTGTTCTTCAGTCCATGGTCGGCGTTGGGTACATAACGAATCAGCTTTTCACCTTGCAGCTGATCATAATAGAACTGCGACGAGTCGGGCACGAAGAATTGATCTCCGCTACCGTTGACGATGTACTTAGGCATCGTCAATCGGCCGCGGTAGAAATACGGGTCCACGATGGAATACAGTTCTTTCAATCGCGGATGATCGAATCGTTGCATGATTTTGTGTTGGTAATAGTTTCCAATCGCTTCGGACCAGAACCCATACACTTCAGCATGATGACGGAGCGAAGGATCGACGTTCACCACATCGATGACGATCGGGACAATCGCTTCAACACGGTTATCCGCCGCGCCCGTCATCCACGTTGTCCAGCCCCGCTTCGAGCCTCCCGCCACAACGAACTTCGAAACCTTGTTCTTGCCCCCTGCTTCCGACGCAGCGTATTCCGTCATGCAGTCCATAGCGCGCACGGCGCTCTTCACCATCGGGAGTCGAGGTAACCATGTTGCATCGCCGGTCTCTAAGAACTGCGACCATGCGTAACCGATCAAATCGTCTTCAACGCGAGGCTGTCCATCACCGTGAAATACCAGAGGTTGATTGGGAACATTTTTCAGTTCGGCCACAATGCCGCCCGTGGCGAGCGCTATCTGCCCCGTGATGGCATCGGGTCCCGTCGGCTGCTTGCTGTTGTGACTACCGCCTCCGATCATCAAGAACGCGCGATCGGAGGTTACCTTAGGAGGCACGGTTACGACCAACCAATGCTCCCAAACAGGTCGATCGACATCTTTCTCGGTTCGCCAAGTCTGCGACTTGAGTTTGATGATCGCCGTCTTGAATCCGGCATTCTCGACCGTTTCTTCTACCTTCCACTCATACGTAGTATCGGGTTTGGCGACATAATCATCTAACGCCGTTCGCTGACTCCCAACGGGGGGCTCGGCACACAACGTCGCTGTCGACAAGTAAGATGGCGTGACAGGCGAACCCAAGAGACCTAAAGAGAAACCGAACACCAGCAAATTTTTTCGCATGCAGCAATTCTCCAGATTTGGAAAAAGATAAACGGAAGAGGGAGAGGAGGGCGTTTAGGGCAAACCACATCTTTTACCAATTCTTCACCATACCGCCCCTGCGTGCGC includes these proteins:
- a CDS encoding biotin/lipoate A/B protein ligase family protein, encoding MYFSEHSFQAPELNVAWEEACVELADEVLHEQETQNGNRPDEAGELAPLEALRVWSFHSPVVVMGRASRIGEEVCLERCEADGVPVLRRASGGSTIVAGPGCLMVSVQISYTKRPTWRSLDIAHREVMSRTKEAVVAALREFGITKKIALQGTCDLTDGPYKFSGNALRCKRHAMIYHGTLLLDMPLEWIERYLLEPPRQPEYRERRSHRSFVRNLLQDSSVDRLAFERELGRQLQSTWQADQPWENYPYQDKLADWVDQLMQTRYANPAWHRER
- a CDS encoding HD-GYP domain-containing protein; its protein translation is MIPIRQPLLSGRHLATAHRWASGLSESLGGFLSVYQLSSEQSSEYEPIIQLWCEPTEALTECQLETLRVLAGQPIAGHEENTIELLECNCPGVDGRCYVGSVPLWGIRFACVLPASLETNGRHVRSLALAHLKMVQSLEENQSSKMQGRAFVQQVTQDFEELTWLRGVSQQIGIADIRSSMLDVATSQLPMLRSVIRSELIALVPSDLIENPSEDSLSRITSVGTPPCEWEAIIEFVRRCSQRSPAPTLVFNVQTVANLFEPFPAIRNCILVRVEKQNRKFGYLVALNREMEFLGDSPEDFFSIDPNGLQFGTFEAGLLSVLATVLSGHATNGELFREQENLLTGVIRAVINAIDAKDAYTCGHSDRVASFAKAIAMQMGLEKEECERIYMSGLLHDVGKIGVPDSILGKPGKLTDEEFAAVKKHPEIGYQILKHLTPLQYVLPGVLHHHEAINGKGYPAGLVGEAIPLQGRILAVADAYDAMTSDRPYRKGMPSEKAEAILRSEAGVTWDEMAVQAILNCIAEGSVSPQSSVPAAIATLPPAIPSFPLANSISISG
- a CDS encoding response regulator, which translates into the protein MSFPHVSEQSPRAAKVLIAEDSIVIGNLLRFNLERAGLDATLAANGQEAIHLLQQEHFDILLTDYEMPILNGEQICDMLRNELHNHDMHIVMCSAKTLELDTDLMRQKYGIERLLQKPFSMTELVSVVRSLVSGRTDLLEIVV
- a CDS encoding ABC transporter substrate-binding protein gives rise to the protein MGFSLLCSLLASWIAGCGPAPSAGNKSASQKLSPEQAEAAKDLTGKGGTAPLTKVSLLLNWYPEAEHGGFYAAQVHGIFQKHGLDVEIKPGGKTTVVREELLLGRVAFGVANADDVLIARNADIPLVALMAPIQDGPRCILTRQDSGVDSFDKLKGIKLQIDSTRPYVPFLKSKGFLQDNVEVVPYFGSVAQLVAEKNVACQGYNFSEPLMARQQGVEVNELMLSTIGYNPYASLLVTTDTFLGKNKEVCQKMTQACIEGWQKYLESPEESNALILKNNKQGLEKAALDYGVVALKKLCYPEGEPAVSMGTMTADRWKELGQTLQELKIIDASVAKPDAAFTTEFLKR
- a CDS encoding DUF1559 domain-containing protein; translation: MKKVVYKQGFTLVELLVVIAIIGILVGLLLPAVQAAREAARRMQCSNNLKQLGLALHNHESGYKWVPAWRREFPLTDTYAATGNPYFTLTGDARSPHGPLGQLLPFLEQSNVTNMFDAKKALLDPVNNVPPFPGALNNPAAMARVPSFLCPSVPESPSNYGPYFAPLGMPANVAYNLPRTDYAPMRGIHSWLAQCVGLPSQNTENAMLGTTNPITKYMVKFGEVPDGLSATFCFLEIAGKQNVYFLNKNITVQPAFINLNSFYGDWNIARQVRGLNTAVVPTPAASSGAQGCSVINVFNANNPYSFHTGGIQAVRGDGSVGFFSQSMDNQVFVALLSRDGGEVVTSEN
- a CDS encoding PhoPQ-activated pathogenicity-related family protein produces the protein MRKNLLVFGFSLGLLGSPVTPSYLSTATLCAEPPVGSQRTALDDYVAKPDTTYEWKVEETVENAGFKTAIIKLKSQTWRTEKDVDRPVWEHWLVVTVPPKVTSDRAFLMIGGGSHNSKQPTGPDAITGQIALATGGIVAELKNVPNQPLVFHGDGQPRVEDDLIGYAWSQFLETGDATWLPRLPMVKSAVRAMDCMTEYAASEAGGKNKVSKFVVAGGSKRGWTTWMTGAADNRVEAIVPIVIDVVNVDPSLRHHAEVYGFWSEAIGNYYQHKIMQRFDHPRLKELYSIVDPYFYRGRLTMPKYIVNGSGDQFFVPDSSQFYYDQLQGEKLIRYVPNADHGLKNTDAVQSIASFYQLIASGKPRPEYSWTFEKDGTIRATTKSKPSKVLMWQANNPKARDFRLQTIGPAFTSTPLTESSPGVYVAPKAEAKPGWTATFIELTYDVGTSFPLVVTTAVRISPDNRPYEGVDLTKVGYEPELNGAKERTGK